In the genome of Amaranthus tricolor cultivar Red isolate AtriRed21 chromosome 15, ASM2621246v1, whole genome shotgun sequence, one region contains:
- the LOC130800824 gene encoding protein CANDIDATE G-PROTEIN COUPLED RECEPTOR 7 gives MAIHTITSIFLLLLVTLFSLTTAEIRYTKIKSDTRPIIPIDEFGFTHTGRLELNVSSVNLSTRNNLDLSKVGFFLCTRDSWLHVLEQLEDGDISCALDSNIVKKVYTFNSLPANQNSFETRFVETDSDQYTLVFANCYGGTLQVSMKIHSAMYNLDGKSRTKDYLSAGRTILPKIYFFFSVIYFGLATLWIYVLYKKRLTVFRIHFFMLAVVIMKALNLLCEAEDKSYIKRTGSAHGWDVLFYIFSFLKGIILFTLIVLIGTGWSFLKPYLQDREKKVLMIVIPLQVIANIAQVVIDETSPFNQDWVTWKQIFLLVDVICCCAVLFPIVWSIKNLREAARTDGKAAVNLMKLTLFRHYYIVVICYIYFTRVIVYALETITSYRYLWTSVVASELATLGFYVFTGYKFKPEAHNPYFAIDDEEEEAAAEQLKFEDEFEL, from the coding sequence ATGGCGATCCATACCATCACCTCTATCTTCCTCCTCTTACTGGTAACCTTATTTTCTCTTACGACCGCTGAAATTCGCTACACAAAGATCAAATCCGACACCCGACCCATAATCCCCATCGACGAATTCGGATTCACCCACACAGGTCGACTCGAACTTAACGTGTCCAGCGTCAATCTCTCAACCCGCAACAATCTAGACCTTTCCAAAGTCGGATTCTTCCTCTGTACACGAGATTCATGGCTTCATGTCCTCGAACAACTCGAAGATGGCGATATCTCTTGTGCCCTAGATTCCAACATTGTCAAAAAGGTATACACTTTCAATTCATTACCCGCAAATCAAAATTCATTCGAAACTCGATTCGTTGAAACGGATTCGGATCAATACACACTCGTTTTCGCCAATTGTTATGGTGGGACTCTTCAAGTATCCATGAAAATCCATTCAGCAATGTATAATCTTGATGGGAAATCCCGTACAAAGGATTATCTTTCCGCAGGTCGGACAATCCTACCAAAAATCTACTTCTTTTTCTCAGTGATTTACTTCGGGTTAGCAACCTTATGGATTTACGTCTTGTATAAGAAGAGATTAACCGTTTTCAGGATCCATTTCTTCATGTTAGCTGTTGTTATAATGAAAGCCTTGAATCTTCTTTGTGAAGCTGAAGATAAATCATACATAAAACGAACAGGCAGTGCACATGGGTGGGATGTATTGTTTTACATCTTTAGTTTTCTGAAAGGTATAATTCTTTTCACACTTATAGTATTGATTGGCACAGGATGGTCATTTTTGAAACCCTATTTACAAGATCGTGAAAAGAAGGTGTTAATGATTGTGATTCCGTTACAAGTTATTGCTAATATTGCCCAAGTTGTGATTGATGAAACTAGTCCATTTAATCAAGATTGGGTTACTTGGAAACAGATTTTCTTGTTGGTTGATGTAATTTGTTGTTGTGCTGTGTTGTTTCCAATTGTTTGGTCTATTAAGAATCTAAGGGAAGCTGCTAGGACGGATGGGAAAGCCGCGGTGAATTTGATGAAGCTTACTTTGTTTAGGCATTACTACATTGTGGTGATTTGTTATATATACTTTACTAGGGTGATTGTTTATGCACTTGAGACGATTACGTCGTATAGGTACTTGTGGACTAGTGTAGTTGCTTCAGAATTGGCTACATTGGGATTTTATGTGTTTACTGGGTATAAGTTTAAGCCTGAAGCGCATAATCCTTACTTTGCAATTGATGATGAGGAGGAAGAAGCTGCTGCGGAGCAATTGAAGTTTGAGGATGAGTTTGAGCTTTGA
- the LOC130800820 gene encoding endoglucanase 1-like, translated as MAPRTFSLTLMVILFFAVCFLKVTTSRAFNSQNYYDALEKSILFFEGQRSGRLPQSQRLTWRGNSGMSDGASFHVDLVGGYYDAGDNVKFGLPMAFTTTMLAWSVIEFGSSMHDQLSNAKAAIRWSTDYLLKATATPGTIYVQVGDPNQDHRCWERPEDMDTPRNVYKVSTQNPGSEVAAETAAALASASIVFKDSDPSYSSELLHRAIQVFDFADTYRGSYSDSLNSVVCPFYCSYSGYHDELLWGAAWIFKASGQSAYLSYIQSNGHILGADEDDFSFSWDDKKAGTKVLLSKDFLQERTNEFQIYKAHADNFICSLIPGANDYSAQYTPGGLLFKQSDSNLQYVTTTSFLLLTYAKYLGSNGNITSCGSTVISANKLISLARQQVDYILGDNPEKMSYMVGFGDKYPLHVHHRGSSLPSVHAHPARIACNDGFQYLQSGSPNPNTLVGAILGGPDFSDRFSDDRNNYRQSEPATYINAPFVGALAFFSAENPRHKY; from the exons ATGGCACCAAGAACTTTTTCCTTAACCTTAATGgttattttgttttttgctGTTTGTTTTCTTAAAGTAACAACTTCTAGAGCCTTCAATTCTCAGAATTACTATGATGCACTTGAGAAATCTATCCTCTTTTTCGAGGGACAACGCTCGGGGAGACTTCCCCAGAGCCAGCGCCTCACATGGAGGGGTAACTCTGGCATGTCTGATGGCGCTTCTTTCCAT GTGGACCTAGTAGGAGGCTACTACGATGCAGGGGATAATGTAAAGTTTGGTTTGCCAATGGCCTTTACAACCACAATGTTGGCATGGAGTGTTATAGAGTTCGGTAGCTCGATGCATGACCAGCTTTCGAACGCCAAGGCTGCCATCCGCTGGAGCACTGATTACCTTCTTAAGGCTACAGCCACTCCTGGCACTATATATGTTCAA GTGGGAGATCCAAACCAGGACCACAGATGTTGGGAAAGACCAGAAGACATGGATACGCCACGAAATGTATACAAAGTGTCTACACAAAATCCAGGATCTGAAGTAGCAGCAGAAACAGCAGCTGCATTAGCTTCAGCTTCAATAGTTTTCAAGGATTCTGATCCTTCCTACTCCAGTGAATTACTCCATAGAGCTATTCAG GTGTTTGATTTTGCAGATACTTACAGAGGTTCTTACAGTGACTCCTTGAATTCTGTTGTCTGCCCTTTTTACTGCTCCTACTCTGGGTATCAT GATGAACTTCTATGGGGTGCAGCATGGATTTTTAAGGCTTCTGGACAGTCTGCATACTTGTCATACATACAGTCTAATGGCCACATATTGGGTGCTGATGAAGATGATTTCTCTTTCAGTTGGGATGATAAAAAAGCGGGAACTAAAGTCCTTCTTTCCAAG GACTTTCTGCAGGAAAGAACAAATGAATTTCAGATTTATAAGGCACATGCAGATAACTTCATATGTTCCTTAATTCCAGGAGCAAATGATTATTCGGCTCAATACACTCCTG GAGGGCTCTTATTCAAACAAAGTGACAGCAATCTCCAATATGTTACAACAACCTCTTTTCTCTTATTAACATATGCCAAGTACCTTGGTTCAAATGGGAACATAACTTCATGTGGTTCCACAGTTATTTCAGCAAACAAACTGATTTCCCTTGCTAGACAACAAGTTGACTATATTTTGGGAGATAACCCTGAAAAAATGTCTTACATGGTAGGATTTGGGGACAAATACCCATTACATGTTCATCATAGAGGCTCATCCCTTCCATCAGTACACGCCCACCCTGCTCGTATTGCTTGCAATGATGGGTTCCAATACCTTCAATCCGGATCACCTAACCCGAATACCCTTGTCGGAGCTATATTGGGTGGCCCGGATTTTAGTGATAGGTTTTCAGATGATAGAAATAACTATAGGCAATCTGAGCCAGCTACTTATATCAATGCACCTTTTGTTGGTGCTCTTGCCTTCTTCTCAGCTGAAAATCCAAGACATAAATATTAG
- the LOC130800821 gene encoding beta-carotene isomerase D27, chloroplastic, with protein sequence MVVLSFQPVQLGANITHHRYENGGRNRRMVMICMPRCGIAEPNGVPAPMGQKTLYKDGFFEKIFMTLFAKKMEKYAVSSGKRKEDKDGLFKYDYEGFVDVSKRVMQGRSRSQQQEVVREVLLSMLPPGAPTQFRKLFPPTKWAAEFNAALTVPFFHWLVGPSEVIEVEVNGVKQKSGVLIKKCRYLENSGCVGMCVNMCKIPTQDFFTNEFGLPLTMNPNFEDMSCEMIYGQVPPTFEEDAVSKQACFKDLCSMANSNSTICPKLQS encoded by the exons ATGGTGGTACTAAGTTTCCAACCAGTCCAGTTAGGAGCCAATATTACACATCATAGATATGAAAATGGCGGAAGAAATAGAAGAATGGTGATGATTTGTATGCCTAGATGTGGGATTGCAGAGCCAAATGGGGTGCCAGCTCCTATGGGACAGAAAACTTTGTATAAAGATGGGTTTTTTGAAAAGATTTTTATGACACTTTTTGCTAAGAAAATGGAGAAATATGCAGTATCTTCTGGGAAGAGAAAGGAGGATAAGGATGGGTTGTTTAAGTATGATTATGAAGGTTTTGTGGATGTGTCTAAAAGAGTAATGCAGGGAAGATCACGCTCACAGCAACAGGAAGTTGTTAGAGAAGTTCTTTTGTCTATGCTCCCTCCTGGTGCCCCTACTCAG TTCAGAAAATTGTTTCCGCCAACAAAATGGGCAGCCGAGTTCAATGCAGCTCTCACTGTGCCTTTCTTCCATTGGCTTGTTGGACCTTCTGAG GTTATAGAAGTGGAAGTAAATGGAGTAAAGCAAAAAAGTGGTGTGCTAATAAAAAAGTGCAG GTACTTAGAGAACAGTGGGTGTGTAGGAATGTGTGTGAATATGTGCAAAATTCCAACACAAGACTTCTTCACCAATGAATTTGGACTTCCTTTAACAATGAATCCGA ATTTTGAAGATATGAGCTGTGAAATGATTTATGGGCAAGTTCCACCAACCTTTGAAGAAGATGCAGTTTCAAAGCAGGCTTGTTTTAAGGATCTAT GTTCCATGGCTAATTCAAATTCAACAATTTGTCCCAAATTACAGTCATAA